GGCCGACGGCGAACCCCGCCTCACCGACGGCCTCGCCCGCCTCGCCGGCTCGGGCCGCGTCCGGATGCCGTCCCTGGAGCTGCTCCCCGCCTCGTACGACCTCCCCGGCGCGCGCCTGCTCGACCTCGTCCAGGTCATGGACCGCATCCGCGCCGAATGCCCGTGGTCCTCCCAGCAGACCCACAAGGGCCTCGCCAAGTACGGCATCGAGGAGGCGTACGAACTCGTCGAGGCCATCGAGGAGGGCGACCGCGACGAACTCCGCGAGGAACTGGGCGACGTCCTCCTCCAGGTCGTCTTCCACGCCCGCATCGCCGAGGACGACCCCGACACCCCCTTCTCCATCGACGACGTCGCCGCCGGCATCGTCACCAAGCTCATCCACCGCCACCCCCACGTCTTCGGCGACGAGACGGCCACCACCCCGGAGGAGGTCAAGGCGCACTGGCTCCGCACGAAGGCCATAGAAAAACGCCGGGAGTCCGTGACCGACGGCATCCCCCTGGGTCAGCCCGGCCTGGCCCTGGCCGCCAAACTCTCTTCCCGCGTCCGCACCGCCGACCTGGCCGTCCCGCTGCCCCAGGGCCAGGACATCGGCTACGAGCTCCTCACCCTCGCCGCCCGGGCCGAAGCCGAGGGCACCGACCCCGAAGCGGCCCTGAGAGCGGCGGCCCGCGCCTACCGCGACGCGATCCGAGCCGCGGAGGGCCTGGACGAGGGCTGACATGACCAGGAGCGACAGCACTCCCGACCTGATGTGGGACGAGGTCGCGGAGAGCTTCGATCCCGAACTGATGGGCACCCTGCCGGACCTGTACGTCCCGGACACCGCGACGGAGCACTGGCAGGCGCTGCTCGACCTCGTCGCGGAGAGCGACTGGAAGCACGAGTACATCGAAGGGACGACACCCCGCGCCGTACCGAGCGCCGCACACGTCCTCGCACGACCGCGCGACGCCGAATGCCCTCAGCTGAGGGTCTGGCCGGCGGAGGACATGCTGGCGATCTTCCGGTTCCTCTCGGACGAGGAGATCGACTTCGACATCGACCTGCGGGAGATCCAGGGCCAGGACCGGCTCGACGCGTTCT
The DNA window shown above is from Streptomyces akebiae and carries:
- a CDS encoding nucleoside triphosphate pyrophosphohydrolase, translating into MNAHRPDGDPASTAPGTSSSDPGRVVLLTTSHRVAPGLLSWPAWQALHGADRVLCADEAHPQLPYLREAGVTVERATPTAEDLVDACAGDRTVVVVATADGEPRLTDGLARLAGSGRVRMPSLELLPASYDLPGARLLDLVQVMDRIRAECPWSSQQTHKGLAKYGIEEAYELVEAIEEGDRDELREELGDVLLQVVFHARIAEDDPDTPFSIDDVAAGIVTKLIHRHPHVFGDETATTPEEVKAHWLRTKAIEKRRESVTDGIPLGQPGLALAAKLSSRVRTADLAVPLPQGQDIGYELLTLAARAEAEGTDPEAALRAAARAYRDAIRAAEGLDEG